From one Sphingomonas sp. BT-65 genomic stretch:
- the fdxA gene encoding ferredoxin FdxA, protein MTYVVTDACIRCKYMDCVEVCPVDCFYEGENMLVINPSECIDCGVCEPECPAEAILPDTESGLEQWLELNNTFSAQWPNVTRNAGQTPEDADAHKGEEGKYDKYFSPEPGTGD, encoded by the coding sequence ATGACCTATGTCGTCACCGACGCCTGCATCCGCTGCAAATATATGGATTGCGTCGAGGTCTGCCCGGTCGATTGCTTCTACGAGGGCGAGAACATGCTCGTCATCAACCCCAGCGAGTGCATCGATTGCGGCGTGTGCGAGCCCGAATGCCCGGCCGAGGCGATCCTGCCCGACACCGAGAGCGGCCTCGAACAGTGGCTCGAGCTCAACAACACCTTCTCCGCGCAATGGCCCAACGTCACGCGCAACGCCGGCCAGACTCCCGAAGACGCCGACGCGCACAAGGGCGAGGAAGGCAAGTACGACAAATATTTCTCGCCCGAGCCCGGCACCGGCGACTGA
- a CDS encoding RNA-binding S4 domain-containing protein encodes MTDPGADGANGAMRLDRFLWFARLVKTRGAAQDMAEAGTLRLDGRRIERSSAQVRIGSVIAFPLRGRVRVLRVEALPRRRGPAPEAAALYQELLPGPAAPAEKPEN; translated from the coding sequence ATGACTGATCCGGGCGCTGATGGCGCAAATGGGGCGATGCGCCTCGACCGCTTCCTGTGGTTCGCGCGCCTGGTCAAGACGCGGGGCGCCGCGCAGGACATGGCCGAGGCGGGCACGTTGCGGCTCGACGGGCGCCGGATCGAACGCTCCTCGGCACAAGTCCGGATCGGCTCGGTGATCGCCTTCCCGCTGCGCGGCCGCGTGCGCGTGCTGCGCGTCGAGGCGCTGCCGCGCCGCCGCGGCCCGGCGCCCGAAGCCGCCGCGCTCTACCAGGAATTGCTCCCCGGCCCCGCCGCGCCCGCGGAAAAGCCTGAAAATTGA
- a CDS encoding helicase-related protein: MSRFSNSPVTAVLGPTNTGKTHLAIERLMGHSSGMIGFPLRLLAREVYDRVVAVKGPKEVALVTGEERIVPPGARWFLCTAESMPTDREVGFLAIDEGQLGADPERGHVFTDRILRARGRDETMILGSDSLRPVLRKLVPEAEIVSRPRFSTLRYAGAKKLSRLPKRSAIVAFSAEEVYAVAEALRRLRGGAAVVMGALSPRTRNAQVAMFQSGEVDYLVATDAIGMGLNLDVGHVAFASLSKFDGKRQRRLTIAEMSQIAGRAGRHQRDGTFGALVEQGPGAFTPEEIAAIEDHSVPALDHLFWREGEPDLASIDALIASLERKPDSPVLRAAPEAVDLSVLKRLAVEDWVRERVRSPKAVGRLWAACGLPDFRKLGADPHARFVARVFRHLSEGTGHIPHQWFADEIARLDRMDGDVETIAGRIAAARSWAYIAQRADWLADPAHWAERTQALEEKLSDALHASLTQRFVDKRTTVLLRQIGAGASHLPVMVGPEGEVSVEEHVLGHLHGFRFVVEPDARAADKRMLLAAAERGLAGELRQRGDALLAAPDEEFALDSAVTWRSVPVATLEPTGNPVRPRIRLDRTLDVLDARVRAAAQERIERWFADRIAASLPDLATLDALSRDAAAGGRVRALAGLLVEAGGLVPRRAAGALVEALDPNDRKRLRKAGVAIGTLDIFAPALLKPRPAAARRALLGLDGAPPEGATVLPRAAPGAELEHGFRPFGAQAVRIDLAERIARAAHDARKGRTPFTPDPALATSMGLTADTLARLMAQIGFQSVRTPKGEPQRWVWKGLTPLAKPKAPPRDTSMGRAFARLAELVDD; encoded by the coding sequence ATGAGCCGTTTCTCCAACAGCCCGGTCACTGCGGTGCTCGGGCCAACCAACACCGGCAAGACGCATCTCGCGATCGAGCGGCTGATGGGCCATTCGAGCGGGATGATCGGCTTCCCGCTGCGCCTGCTGGCGCGCGAGGTCTATGACCGCGTCGTCGCAGTGAAAGGCCCGAAGGAAGTCGCGCTGGTCACCGGCGAGGAGCGCATCGTGCCCCCCGGCGCACGCTGGTTCCTGTGCACCGCCGAGTCCATGCCCACCGATCGCGAAGTAGGTTTTTTGGCGATCGACGAGGGCCAGCTTGGCGCCGATCCCGAGCGCGGCCATGTCTTCACCGACCGTATTTTACGCGCACGCGGCCGCGACGAGACGATGATCCTGGGTTCGGATTCGCTCCGCCCGGTGCTGCGCAAGCTGGTGCCCGAGGCCGAGATCGTCTCGCGCCCGCGCTTCTCGACCTTGCGCTATGCCGGCGCCAAGAAGCTCTCGCGCCTGCCCAAGCGCTCGGCGATCGTCGCCTTCTCGGCCGAGGAGGTCTATGCCGTGGCCGAGGCGCTGCGCCGGCTGCGCGGCGGGGCGGCGGTGGTGATGGGCGCGCTCTCCCCGCGCACCCGCAACGCGCAGGTCGCGATGTTCCAGTCGGGCGAGGTCGACTATCTCGTCGCCACCGACGCGATCGGCATGGGCCTCAACCTCGATGTCGGCCATGTCGCCTTCGCCTCGCTCTCCAAGTTCGACGGCAAGCGCCAGCGCCGCCTGACCATCGCCGAGATGTCGCAGATCGCCGGCCGCGCCGGCCGCCACCAGCGCGACGGCACGTTCGGCGCGCTGGTCGAGCAAGGCCCCGGCGCGTTCACGCCCGAGGAGATCGCGGCGATCGAAGATCACAGCGTCCCGGCGCTGGATCACCTGTTCTGGCGCGAGGGCGAGCCCGATCTAGCCAGCATCGACGCGCTGATCGCGAGCCTCGAGCGCAAGCCCGATTCCCCCGTGCTGCGAGCCGCGCCGGAAGCAGTCGATCTCAGCGTGCTCAAGCGCCTCGCGGTCGAGGATTGGGTGCGCGAGCGGGTGCGCTCCCCCAAGGCGGTCGGCCGGCTCTGGGCGGCTTGCGGCCTGCCCGATTTCCGCAAGCTCGGCGCCGATCCGCATGCGCGCTTCGTCGCGCGCGTGTTCCGGCACCTGAGCGAAGGCACGGGGCATATCCCGCACCAGTGGTTCGCCGACGAGATCGCTCGGCTCGACCGGATGGACGGCGATGTCGAGACGATCGCCGGGCGCATCGCCGCGGCGCGCAGCTGGGCGTATATCGCGCAGCGCGCCGACTGGCTCGCCGATCCCGCGCATTGGGCCGAGCGCACCCAGGCGCTCGAGGAAAAGCTCTCCGACGCGCTCCATGCCAGCCTGACGCAGCGCTTCGTCGACAAGCGCACCACCGTGCTGCTGCGCCAGATCGGCGCCGGCGCCTCGCACCTCCCCGTCATGGTCGGCCCGGAAGGCGAGGTCAGCGTCGAGGAACATGTGCTCGGCCATCTCCACGGCTTCCGCTTCGTGGTCGAGCCCGACGCGCGCGCCGCCGACAAGCGCATGCTGCTCGCCGCTGCGGAGAGAGGCTTGGCAGGCGAGTTGCGGCAGCGTGGCGATGCACTGCTCGCCGCGCCAGACGAAGAATTCGCGCTCGATTCCGCCGTGACGTGGCGCAGCGTGCCCGTCGCCACGCTCGAACCCACCGGCAATCCCGTCCGTCCGCGCATCCGGCTCGACCGCACGCTCGACGTGCTTGACGCCCGCGTCCGCGCCGCCGCGCAGGAGCGGATCGAGCGCTGGTTCGCCGACCGCATCGCCGCCAGCCTTCCCGATCTCGCCACGCTCGATGCGCTGAGCCGCGATGCCGCGGCGGGCGGCCGGGTCCGCGCGCTCGCCGGGCTGCTGGTCGAGGCAGGCGGGCTGGTCCCGCGCCGGGCCGCCGGCGCGCTGGTCGAGGCGCTCGACCCGAACGATCGCAAGCGGTTGCGCAAGGCCGGGGTCGCGATCGGCACGCTCGATATCTTCGCGCCCGCCTTGCTCAAGCCGCGCCCCGCCGCCGCGCGCCGCGCTCTGCTCGGCCTCGACGGCGCACCGCCCGAGGGGGCGACCGTACTCCCCCGCGCCGCGCCCGGCGCCGAGCTGGAGCATGGCTTCCGGCCCTTCGGCGCGCAGGCGGTGCGCATCGACCTTGCCGAGCGCATCGCCCGCGCCGCCCACGACGCTCGCAAGGGGCGCACCCCCTTCACCCCCGATCCCGCACTCGCCACCTCGATGGGGCTCACCGCCGACACGCTGGCGCGGCTGATGGCGCAGATCGGCTTCCAGAGCGTGCGCACTCCCAAGGGTGAGCCGCAGCGCTGGGTGTGGAAAGGCCTGACTCCGCTCGCCAAGCCCAAGGCGCCGCCGCGCGACACCTCAATGGGCCGGGCCTTCGCCAGGCTCGCAGAGCTCGTCGATGACTGA
- a CDS encoding M23 family metallopeptidase, whose product MFLRGDHGLEQAGGTSARSFGRALAIRKPTIADKLRERFPDLDLVPDLGSRIGSGEWFRGAATCAGLCAAVLLLAPGFERPIYASVPGALTGTDADIARAQAIAPLAAGSTTGTKLGATSLVANLTDTPERPILQHTVTLGSGGALQTALMRSGVGKGDAARAADLVAEAVSLGDLKSGTQLDLTLGRRIDKSQPRPLEKLAFRARFDLSLELVRSGSALALNEIPIAIDHTPLRVRGRVGDSLYRSARAAGVPAKAVEAYIRSVATRVPIGRVGADSEFDIIVEQAKAATGEVQMGNLLYAGLNGDAGKLQLVRWEEDGRTTWYDGKGTGERKGQMAMPASGRISSGFGLRRHPVLGFSRMHKGLDIAAGYGSPIRAANDGTVAFAGRNGGYGNFVRLNHSAGMGSGYGHMSRIAVRSGQRVTRGQVIGYVGSTGISTGPHLHYELYRNGVAINPRSVSFSVVQALSGGDLREFKAKLARLLAVPVGGTRVKKAESDGAGED is encoded by the coding sequence TTGTTCTTGCGCGGCGATCATGGGCTTGAGCAGGCGGGCGGCACCAGTGCGCGCTCGTTCGGTCGTGCGCTCGCCATCCGCAAGCCGACCATCGCCGACAAATTGCGCGAGCGCTTTCCCGATCTCGACCTCGTTCCCGATCTTGGATCGCGGATCGGCAGCGGCGAATGGTTCCGCGGCGCGGCGACCTGCGCGGGCCTGTGCGCGGCGGTGCTGTTGCTCGCGCCCGGCTTCGAACGCCCGATCTATGCCAGCGTGCCCGGCGCGCTGACCGGGACCGACGCCGATATCGCACGCGCGCAGGCGATCGCGCCGCTCGCCGCCGGATCGACCACGGGCACCAAGCTCGGCGCGACCAGCCTCGTCGCCAATCTCACCGACACGCCCGAACGCCCGATCCTGCAGCATACCGTGACCTTGGGCAGCGGCGGCGCGTTGCAGACTGCGCTGATGCGCTCGGGCGTCGGCAAGGGCGATGCGGCGCGCGCCGCCGACCTGGTGGCGGAGGCGGTGTCGCTCGGCGATCTCAAGTCGGGCACGCAGCTCGACCTGACGCTCGGCCGCCGCATCGACAAGTCGCAGCCGCGCCCGCTCGAGAAGCTGGCGTTCCGCGCGCGCTTTGACCTCAGCCTCGAACTGGTGCGCAGCGGTAGCGCGCTGGCGCTCAACGAGATTCCGATCGCGATCGACCACACCCCGCTGCGCGTGCGTGGCCGGGTGGGCGACAGCCTCTACCGCTCGGCGCGCGCCGCGGGCGTGCCGGCCAAGGCGGTCGAGGCCTATATCCGCTCGGTCGCGACGCGCGTGCCGATCGGCCGCGTCGGTGCCGACAGCGAGTTCGACATCATCGTCGAGCAGGCCAAGGCGGCGACCGGCGAGGTGCAGATGGGCAATCTCCTCTATGCCGGCCTCAATGGCGACGCGGGCAAGCTCCAGCTGGTGCGCTGGGAAGAGGATGGCCGCACCACCTGGTATGACGGCAAGGGCACCGGCGAGCGCAAGGGGCAGATGGCGATGCCCGCGTCGGGCCGGATCAGCTCGGGTTTCGGCCTGCGCCGGCATCCGGTGCTCGGCTTCTCGCGCATGCACAAGGGGCTCGACATCGCCGCGGGTTACGGCTCGCCGATCCGCGCGGCCAATGACGGCACGGTGGCGTTCGCCGGGCGCAATGGCGGCTATGGCAATTTCGTGCGCCTCAATCACAGCGCGGGCATGGGGTCGGGCTATGGCCATATGAGCCGGATCGCGGTGCGCTCGGGCCAGCGCGTCACGCGTGGCCAGGTGATCGGCTATGTCGGGTCGACCGGCATCTCGACCGGTCCGCATTTGCACTACGAGCTCTACCGCAACGGCGTCGCGATCAACCCGCGTTCGGTGTCCTTCTCGGTCGTCCAGGCGCTGAGCGGCGGTGACCTGCGCGAGTTCAAGGCGAAGCTCGCGCGGCTGCTCGCGGTGCCGGTGGGCGGCACGCGGGTGAAGAAGGCCGAGAGCGACGGCGCTGGTGAAGACTGA
- a CDS encoding LamG domain-containing protein, translating to MKTDRRSLLIGGSALLAGLSLARAKGRDTEIWTFDSLTRIGGLTPLIEGAPKLIDGPLGKAVAFDGANDVLFLDRHPLAGAARFTFEALFRPDGGAFEQRWFHLESGEDPDPTAKTGTRMLFEIRVVEREWYLDTFILGPGYRQPLIVPEKRFPVGRWHHVAQSYDGTTYCAFVNGALQAEAALAFTPQGPGRASVGMRMNKVSPFRGAVRQVAFTRGEALAPDRFALKIPR from the coding sequence GTGAAGACTGACCGCCGCAGTTTGCTGATCGGCGGGAGTGCGTTGCTGGCCGGCCTGTCCCTCGCCCGGGCCAAAGGGCGCGATACCGAAATCTGGACCTTCGATTCACTGACGCGGATCGGCGGTTTGACGCCGCTGATCGAAGGCGCGCCGAAGCTGATCGACGGCCCGCTGGGCAAGGCGGTCGCGTTCGACGGCGCGAACGATGTGCTGTTCCTCGACCGGCACCCGCTTGCGGGCGCGGCACGCTTCACCTTCGAGGCGTTGTTCCGCCCGGATGGCGGTGCGTTCGAGCAGCGCTGGTTCCATCTTGAAAGTGGCGAGGACCCGGATCCGACCGCGAAGACCGGGACGCGGATGCTGTTCGAGATCCGGGTGGTCGAGCGCGAATGGTATCTCGACACCTTCATCCTCGGCCCCGGCTATCGCCAGCCGCTGATCGTGCCGGAGAAGCGCTTTCCGGTCGGCCGCTGGCACCATGTCGCGCAAAGCTATGACGGAACGACCTATTGTGCCTTCGTCAACGGCGCGCTGCAGGCCGAAGCGGCGCTGGCGTTCACGCCGCAAGGGCCGGGCCGCGCTTCGGTCGGCATGCGGATGAACAAGGTCAGCCCGTTCCGCGGCGCGGTGCGGCAGGTGGCGTTCACCCGGGGCGAAGCGCTGGCACCGGACCGTTTCGCGCTGAAGATTCCCCGCTAA
- a CDS encoding ATP-binding protein has protein sequence MTEDLGGQHFDHIRPASDAVLPAATNPLTGIGAVFAIGGASSEVVLDPVALESLSGSADPAVANAGTVGSQVKIRAGATWLVANVRSLRSDDASGRILAQVDFLGEGVEEKLTGKLYGFRRGVTRYPSPGTAVFPVSTADLKQIYAADDRPHIEVGNVYPTRDIRAALYVDAMLGKHFALLGSTGTGKSTSAALILHRICDLAPRGHIVMIDPHGEYSAAFQTNGALFDVSNLQMPYWLMNFEEHCEVFVTTEGSDRQIDADILAKCILQAKQKNRLAAEFGKLTVDAPIPYLLSDLTTILQNEMGKMDKATDTAPYLRLKGKIDEIKADPRYAFMFSGMLVADTMANFISRIFRLPGDGKPISIIDVSGVPSEITSVVVAVLSRMVFDYAIWSRGEAQRPILLVCEEAHRYVPNERNADGSSVGRILSRIAKEGRKYGVSLGLITQRPSDLAEGVLSQCGTIIAMRLNNDRDQAFVRAAMPEGARGFLDSIPALRNRECIMVGEGVATPVRVAFDSLDEAKRPASSDPVFSELWKHGGGEDMSLERTIRRWRAQGR, from the coding sequence ATGACCGAGGATTTGGGCGGGCAGCATTTCGATCATATCCGCCCCGCCTCCGATGCGGTGCTGCCGGCCGCGACCAACCCGTTGACCGGCATCGGCGCGGTGTTCGCGATCGGCGGCGCGTCGAGCGAGGTCGTACTCGATCCGGTCGCGCTCGAATCGCTCTCGGGCAGCGCCGATCCGGCGGTGGCCAATGCCGGTACGGTCGGCAGCCAGGTCAAGATCCGCGCCGGCGCCACCTGGCTCGTCGCCAATGTCCGCTCGCTCCGCTCCGACGACGCGAGCGGGCGCATCCTCGCCCAGGTCGATTTCCTCGGCGAAGGCGTCGAGGAGAAGCTGACCGGCAAGCTCTACGGCTTCCGCCGCGGCGTCACGCGCTACCCCTCCCCGGGCACCGCGGTGTTCCCGGTCTCGACCGCGGACCTCAAGCAGATCTACGCCGCCGACGATCGCCCGCATATCGAGGTCGGCAATGTCTATCCGACGCGCGACATCCGCGCCGCGCTCTATGTCGACGCGATGCTCGGCAAGCATTTCGCGCTATTGGGCTCGACCGGCACCGGCAAGTCGACCAGCGCCGCGCTGATCCTGCACCGCATCTGCGATCTCGCGCCGCGCGGCCATATCGTGATGATCGACCCGCATGGCGAATATTCGGCTGCCTTCCAGACCAATGGCGCGCTGTTCGACGTGTCGAACCTGCAGATGCCCTATTGGCTGATGAACTTCGAGGAGCATTGCGAGGTCTTCGTCACGACCGAGGGCTCGGACCGCCAGATCGACGCCGACATCCTCGCCAAGTGCATCCTGCAGGCCAAGCAGAAGAACCGGCTCGCCGCCGAGTTCGGCAAGCTCACCGTCGATGCGCCGATCCCCTATCTCCTGTCCGATCTCACCACGATCCTCCAGAACGAGATGGGCAAGATGGACAAGGCGACCGACACCGCCCCGTATCTGCGCCTCAAGGGCAAGATCGACGAGATCAAGGCCGATCCGCGCTACGCCTTCATGTTCTCGGGCATGCTGGTGGCGGACACGATGGCGAACTTCATCAGCCGCATCTTCCGTCTGCCCGGCGACGGCAAGCCGATCTCGATCATCGACGTGTCGGGCGTGCCGAGCGAGATCACGTCAGTGGTCGTGGCCGTCCTGAGCCGGATGGTGTTCGACTATGCGATCTGGTCGCGCGGCGAAGCGCAGCGGCCGATCCTGCTGGTGTGCGAGGAAGCGCACCGTTACGTCCCCAACGAGCGTAATGCCGACGGCTCCTCGGTCGGCCGCATCCTCAGCCGCATCGCCAAGGAAGGCCGCAAATACGGCGTCTCGCTCGGCCTGATCACCCAGCGTCCGTCGGACCTTGCCGAGGGCGTGCTGTCGCAGTGCGGCACGATCATCGCGATGCGCCTCAACAACGATCGCGACCAGGCATTCGTGCGCGCGGCGATGCCCGAAGGGGCGCGCGGCTTCCTCGATTCGATCCCGGCGCTGCGCAATCGCGAGTGCATCATGGTCGGCGAGGGTGTGGCGACGCCGGTGCGCGTCGCGTTCGACTCGCTCGACGAGGCGAAGCGGCCCGCGTCGAGCGACCCGGTGTTCTCCGAGCTGTGGAAGCATGGCGGCGGCGAGGATATGAGCCTCGAGCGCACCATCCGCCGCTGGCGCGCACAGGGACGTTAG
- a CDS encoding TIGR02186 family protein, producing the protein MGERAGAAPRTTLLLALATPLLLGQAEPVLVPDVSQREIEIAYSFTGADLLLFGAIVHASGSAAVPGEPPADIVVVVKGPTESVLVREKQKIAGIWVNADRTRYRSAPSFYAIASSRPIRDIVDPRTRAIYELGLDSLQLSPASGAVPAVQARFDSGLVDLKKRTGLYYEAPGSVEISDGVLYRARINIPARVPVGRFTAETFLIRDGRVLAAAVRDIDIRKSGFERWIARAAERSSVLYGMAAVLLSVFFGWAAGAIWRRF; encoded by the coding sequence GTGGGGGAGCGGGCCGGCGCCGCACCACGAACAACACTCCTCCTCGCGCTCGCCACGCCGCTGCTGCTCGGCCAGGCCGAGCCGGTCCTCGTCCCCGATGTCTCGCAGCGCGAGATCGAGATCGCCTATTCGTTCACCGGCGCCGATCTGCTGCTGTTCGGCGCGATCGTCCATGCGAGCGGCAGCGCGGCGGTGCCCGGCGAGCCGCCCGCCGACATCGTCGTGGTCGTGAAGGGGCCGACCGAATCGGTGCTGGTGCGCGAGAAGCAGAAGATCGCCGGCATCTGGGTCAACGCCGATCGCACCCGCTACCGCTCGGCGCCGTCCTTCTACGCCATCGCCTCGTCGCGGCCGATCCGCGACATCGTCGACCCGCGCACCCGCGCGATCTACGAGCTCGGGCTCGACAGCCTCCAGCTCTCCCCCGCCTCGGGCGCGGTGCCGGCGGTGCAGGCGCGGTTCGATTCGGGCCTGGTCGATCTCAAGAAGCGCACCGGCCTCTATTACGAGGCGCCCGGCTCGGTCGAGATTTCGGACGGGGTGCTCTACCGCGCGCGCATCAACATCCCCGCACGCGTGCCCGTCGGCCGGTTCACCGCCGAGACCTTCCTGATCCGCGACGGCCGCGTGCTCGCCGCGGCGGTCCGCGACATCGATATCCGCAAGTCCGGGTTCGAGCGCTGGATCGCGCGCGCCGCCGAGCGCTCCTCGGTGCTCTACGGCATGGCGGCGGTTTTGCTCTCGGTCTTCTTCGGCTGGGCGGCAGGTGCGATCTGGAGGAGATTCTGA
- a CDS encoding sulfite exporter TauE/SafE family protein: MDLYLPIANLSVNAIVIVMLGLGVGLLSGMFGVGGGFLTTPLLIVYGIPPTVAAASAASQVTGASVSGVFAHLRRQGVDLHMGFVLIAGGVLGSGAGAILFRLLQASGQIDTVIAILYVLMLGSIGWLMLSESIGAIRAARDGAAPRARRRRHHPMVAALPLRWRFYRSGLYISPIAPLLLGFVTGILTMLLGVGGGFILIPAMLYLLGMPTQVVVGTSLFQILFVSAAATMVHSVTTKAVDIVLAVLLLLGSVVGAQLGTRFAARAKPEYLRLALALMVLLVALRMLLGLAWRPDEIYTVQLG; the protein is encoded by the coding sequence ATGGATCTCTACCTTCCCATCGCCAATCTCTCGGTCAACGCGATCGTGATCGTGATGCTGGGGCTGGGCGTCGGGCTGCTCTCGGGCATGTTCGGGGTCGGCGGCGGATTCCTCACCACGCCGCTGCTGATCGTCTATGGCATCCCGCCCACCGTCGCCGCCGCCTCCGCCGCGAGCCAGGTGACCGGCGCGAGCGTATCGGGCGTGTTCGCCCATCTGCGGCGCCAGGGCGTCGACCTCCATATGGGGTTCGTGCTGATCGCTGGTGGCGTGCTCGGATCAGGGGCGGGCGCGATCCTGTTCCGGCTGCTCCAGGCGAGCGGGCAGATCGATACCGTGATCGCCATCCTCTACGTCCTGATGCTCGGCTCGATCGGCTGGCTCATGCTCTCCGAATCGATCGGCGCGATCCGTGCCGCGCGCGACGGCGCCGCGCCACGCGCCCGGCGGCGGCGGCATCACCCGATGGTCGCTGCGCTGCCGCTGCGCTGGCGCTTCTACCGCTCGGGGCTCTACATCTCGCCGATCGCCCCGCTGCTGCTCGGCTTCGTGACCGGCATATTGACGATGCTGCTCGGCGTCGGCGGCGGGTTCATCCTGATCCCGGCGATGCTCTACCTGCTCGGCATGCCGACCCAGGTCGTCGTCGGCACTTCGCTGTTCCAGATCCTGTTCGTCAGCGCCGCGGCGACGATGGTGCATTCGGTGACGACCAAGGCGGTCGACATCGTCCTCGCCGTGCTGCTGCTGCTCGGCTCGGTGGTCGGCGCCCAGCTCGGCACGCGTTTCGCCGCGCGCGCCAAGCCCGAATATCTCCGCCTCGCCCTCGCGCTGATGGTGCTGCTCGTCGCGCTGCGCATGCTGCTCGGCCTCGCCTGGCGCCCCGACGAGATCTACACGGTGCAATTGGGGTGA
- a CDS encoding glycosyl transferase family protein: MPLGIDAVIMAIDAVAREAMLFAAIGFLIGGIDDLAVDLVYLWSRATTWLKPAPRRAPVRDGGRLAVFIPAWDESAVIGQMLRTALARYAYADYRLYVGIYPNDPATLAAAGAVAAEDARVRIVINERPGGTTKADCLNAIWRALLRDEAEEGPARAIVLHDAEDVVHPDELGVMAAWLTDHAAVQIPVLPLPDPRSPLIAGHYLDEFAEAHAKTLAVREALGAALPFAGVGCAIDRALLGRIAEARDGVPFDESSLTEDYELGLTVAMMGGRTRLARARDVDGRLVAVRAYFPASLGAAVRQKARWMTGIALAGWDRTGWARGGSAGEHWMRMRDRRATLAIPVLAIAYLALVAWGVSLGAHLAAGTPLPAPEGMLRTLLAANLALLGWRIAMRMLFTARAFGPVEAMLSIPRLFVANLVALLAARRAIVIYLPTLRGQRPVWDKTAHHFPETEGSTPA, translated from the coding sequence ATGCCGTTGGGCATCGATGCGGTCATTATGGCGATCGATGCCGTCGCGCGCGAAGCGATGCTGTTCGCGGCGATCGGATTCCTGATCGGCGGGATCGACGATCTCGCCGTCGACCTGGTCTATCTCTGGTCGCGCGCCACCACGTGGCTGAAGCCCGCACCGCGCCGCGCGCCGGTCCGCGACGGCGGCCGTCTCGCGGTGTTCATTCCCGCCTGGGACGAGTCCGCGGTGATCGGCCAAATGCTGCGTACCGCGCTCGCGCGCTACGCCTACGCCGACTACCGGCTCTATGTCGGCATCTATCCCAACGATCCCGCGACGCTCGCCGCGGCCGGCGCCGTCGCCGCCGAGGATGCCCGCGTCCGCATCGTGATCAACGAACGGCCGGGCGGGACGACCAAGGCCGATTGCCTCAACGCCATCTGGCGCGCCTTGCTGCGCGACGAAGCGGAGGAAGGACCGGCGCGCGCGATCGTGCTGCACGACGCCGAGGATGTGGTGCATCCCGACGAGCTTGGCGTGATGGCCGCATGGCTGACGGATCATGCAGCAGTGCAGATTCCCGTGCTCCCGCTCCCCGATCCGCGCTCTCCGCTGATCGCCGGCCACTATCTCGACGAATTCGCGGAAGCGCATGCGAAAACCCTCGCCGTGCGCGAAGCCCTGGGCGCCGCCCTGCCCTTTGCGGGGGTGGGCTGCGCGATCGATCGCGCGCTTCTCGGACGGATCGCCGAGGCGCGCGACGGCGTGCCGTTCGACGAGTCGAGCTTAACCGAGGACTATGAGCTTGGCCTCACCGTCGCGATGATGGGCGGGCGGACCCGGCTCGCGCGGGCCCGCGATGTGGACGGCAGGCTGGTCGCGGTCCGCGCCTATTTCCCGGCCTCGCTGGGCGCCGCGGTGCGCCAGAAGGCACGCTGGATGACCGGGATCGCGCTCGCCGGCTGGGACCGCACCGGCTGGGCGCGCGGCGGTTCGGCCGGCGAGCACTGGATGCGGATGCGCGACCGCCGCGCGACGCTGGCGATCCCCGTGCTCGCCATCGCCTATCTCGCGCTCGTCGCCTGGGGCGTGTCGCTCGGCGCGCATCTGGCCGCCGGAACACCGCTGCCCGCGCCCGAGGGCATGTTGCGGACGCTGCTCGCGGCGAACCTCGCGCTGCTCGGCTGGCGGATCGCGATGCGGATGCTGTTCACCGCCCGCGCGTTCGGCCCGGTCGAGGCGATGCTGTCGATCCCGCGCCTGTTCGTCGCCAATCTCGTCGCATTGCTCGCCGCGCGGCGGGCGATCGTCATCTACCTTCCCACGCTGCGCGGTCAGCGGCCGGTGTGGGACAAGACCGCGCATCATTTCCCCGAAACCGAGGGAAGCACCCCGGCATGA
- the rpoZ gene encoding DNA-directed RNA polymerase subunit omega gives MARVTVEDCVDKVSNRFDLVLLAAQRARQISGGAELTLERDRDKNPVVALREIAEETVRPDNLEESLVGSLQRVQIDDEEAPDEVGSLAASAEALRLTAAAPPRNQNLGADYDG, from the coding sequence ATGGCGCGCGTCACAGTCGAGGATTGCGTCGACAAGGTCTCCAACCGGTTCGATCTGGTGCTGCTCGCCGCACAGCGTGCGCGGCAGATCTCGGGCGGTGCCGAGCTCACGCTCGAGCGCGACCGCGACAAGAACCCGGTCGTCGCGCTGCGCGAGATCGCCGAGGAGACGGTCCGTCCCGACAATCTCGAGGAGTCGCTGGTCGGCAGCCTGCAGCGCGTGCAGATCGACGACGAGGAAGCGCCCGACGAGGTCGGCTCGCTCGCCGCCTCGGCCGAGGCGCTGCGCCTCACCGCCGCCGCGCCGCCGCGCAACCAGAATCTGGGCGCCGATTACGACGGCTGA